One part of the Actinomycetota bacterium genome encodes these proteins:
- a CDS encoding MgtC/SapB family protein → MDLLGLVQPAVSDLEVAGRLAAAVGLGGLIGAERELAHQDAGLRTHIAVALGAALFGVISVHGFDAYIQPRADSNYQVDLTRVASQVVVGIGFLGGGAILKHGASVRGLTTAASLWVTAAVGLSAGVGSLVAATIATAALLLSLLGLRAPRDLILRKFSRARGTLVVTLREGSNPAGVLHDLMVLDDLKLQDLSVDNRREGAVVQADLVGPPGTDLNTVIEALAVRDDVAEVNLG, encoded by the coding sequence GGACCTTCTCGGCTTGGTCCAGCCGGCGGTCAGCGACCTGGAGGTGGCCGGCCGGCTGGCGGCGGCTGTCGGGCTGGGCGGGCTGATCGGGGCCGAGCGGGAGCTGGCCCACCAGGACGCCGGGCTGCGCACCCACATCGCCGTGGCCCTGGGGGCGGCCCTGTTCGGGGTGATATCGGTCCACGGCTTCGACGCCTACATCCAGCCTCGGGCCGACAGCAACTACCAGGTCGACCTCACCCGGGTGGCGTCGCAGGTCGTGGTCGGGATCGGGTTCCTGGGCGGGGGGGCCATCCTCAAGCACGGGGCCAGCGTCCGGGGCCTGACCACGGCCGCCAGCCTGTGGGTCACGGCCGCCGTGGGGCTGTCCGCGGGCGTCGGCAGCCTGGTGGCGGCCACCATCGCCACCGCCGCTCTGCTGCTCAGCCTGCTCGGGCTGCGCGCCCCCCGCGACCTGATCCTGCGTAAGTTCTCCCGGGCCCGAGGCACGCTGGTCGTCACCCTTCGCGAGGGGTCCAACCCCGCTGGTGTGCTCCACGACCTCATGGTCCTCGACGACCTGAAGCTCCAGGACCTCTCGGTCGACAACCGCCGGGAGGGGGCGGTCGTGCAGGCCGATCTGGTCGGCCCGCCCGGCACCGACCTGAACACGGTCATCGAGGCCCTGGCCGTCCGCGACGACGTCGCCGAGGTCAACCTCGGCTGA
- a CDS encoding right-handed parallel beta-helix repeat-containing protein: protein MINTRSGRAVAAALMAAAGTALVAVSPAGANVACGSVITKSTTLTSDLHCPAGDGLHIGASGVTLNLGGHTISGTIAPDAPGTPGNQGVAIGFNRANVTVRNGTVRGFNVGIGVQGSGAFLSGITVERTAMGIGVFGTDTSPTNVRIIGNDITGTTRFSGIQMAGSGHQVSFNTFSGGEGSSIFFFGHNNVISSNTFNGVGRSAIALGPTPSTFGPFSGNQVLSNRVDGFASLSPSSAISIINGSDTLVRSNTIDGGGTSGAGVTVNASTGTTVNGNRVSMVNQGVLVRTTASGTVVSANRVQDSQFGVFVESGPTATRLEDNVTSLNSFDGIRVSSSSTSLRRNIAYSNGQWGIFATAGATDLGGNRAFGNGFGQCTANVAC from the coding sequence ATGATCAACACACGGTCCGGCAGGGCGGTCGCGGCGGCATTGATGGCCGCAGCGGGTACGGCGTTGGTGGCGGTGTCGCCTGCCGGCGCGAACGTGGCGTGCGGCTCGGTCATAACCAAGAGCACGACACTGACCTCAGACCTGCACTGCCCGGCGGGTGACGGGTTGCACATCGGTGCTTCGGGGGTCACGCTCAACCTCGGTGGTCACACGATTAGCGGCACGATCGCTCCTGACGCCCCCGGGACGCCCGGCAACCAGGGTGTGGCGATCGGCTTCAACCGGGCGAACGTCACCGTCCGCAACGGCACCGTCCGGGGGTTCAACGTCGGCATCGGGGTCCAAGGCTCGGGCGCCTTCCTGTCGGGGATCACCGTCGAGCGGACCGCCATGGGCATCGGCGTCTTCGGCACGGACACCAGCCCGACCAACGTGCGGATCATCGGCAACGACATCACGGGCACGACCCGCTTCAGTGGCATCCAGATGGCCGGGAGTGGCCACCAGGTCAGCTTCAACACCTTCAGCGGCGGAGAAGGCAGCAGCATCTTCTTCTTCGGGCACAACAACGTGATCAGCTCCAACACCTTCAACGGGGTGGGGCGCTCGGCCATCGCTCTCGGGCCCACGCCCAGCACGTTCGGCCCGTTCTCGGGCAACCAGGTGCTGAGCAACCGGGTCGACGGGTTCGCGTCCCTGTCCCCTTCGTCGGCCATCTCGATCATCAACGGGTCGGACACCCTGGTCCGGTCGAACACCATCGACGGCGGCGGGACCTCGGGGGCCGGGGTCACTGTCAACGCCAGCACGGGCACGACGGTGAACGGCAACCGGGTCAGCATGGTCAACCAGGGCGTGCTCGTCAGGACGACCGCCTCGGGGACAGTGGTCTCGGCCAACCGCGTCCAGGACAGCCAGTTCGGCGTCTTCGTCGAGAGCGGTCCCACGGCCACGAGGCTCGAGGACAACGTGACCAGCCTCAACTCTTTCGACGGGATCAGGGTCTCGTCGTCGTCGACTTCGTTGAGGCGCAACATCGCCTACAGCAACGGGCAGTGGGGCATCTTCGCCACCGCCGGTGCCACTGACCTCGGTGGGAACAGGGCCTTCGGCAACGGGTTCGGCCAGTGCACCGCCAACGTCGCGTGCTGA